One Parashewanella spongiae genomic window, TAATAGTTCTTGTCGATGTTGAACCTAAAAACATCAGTTGAACGCTGAGTATATGAGTAACTGTTTGAGCAATTGGATGATTTTATTATCATGTTTTTCACCCAATGAGTGAAATGCTCTACGCTCACAAGCTTGCTAAAATGGCTGCTATCTGCGTTGTAACTTTTGCAAGTAGAATAACTACTTGCTGCAAGCTACGTCTTAATATCAGCCATTTTTTCTACGCTTGAGAACGCAGTCAACTGATGTTTCTAGGTTGAATCGAAGGTAACTCTATACGTAATCACTTTACCCTCGCCACACACCCACTTAAACTTTTTTACTCGATTATCTAAGTCTTTACCATAGTTAAATAAATATGTTTCTACTTGTGGCTGAAGCCTCGCTGGTACTGTTGGAACTGACTCAAAGCTCAAAAATCACCGCCACTTTATGATTTCATGATTAACTTAATTTAGTTGCATATACGATAAAATCATAAGTTATTAAATGAATGTTAATTTGCCCTTTAGAATTCATCCTACCTTGAACCGATTTATTTAGGTTCATCAATTTGGCTTGTACTTTGAGTACATACATAGCTCTAAGTTGAGCATTTAACTGACATTGCGCACACGGAATAGTTATGTGGTTAATATTGAATAAGAATTCAGCCTTTATCTATGTTTTACTTAAAATTAATCGATATGAACATTTTTATAACGCAAAAACGAGTAACCATTCATTAATTTTGGTTTTTTAATAGATGTGCTCAATGTCAGATTTAATTACTGTAATTGGTATAAATGTGTTGAAATCGCAAAAAAAATTACAAACGAAGACCACCATCAATTTCAAATACTCGACCATTTACATAATCGTTTTCAATAATAAACTGAACAGTTGAAGCGATTTCATCGGCTTGACCTAAACGTCTTACTGGCACCATTGTTTCTAAACGTTCTAACGCTTCTGGTTTCATTGCTGCGGTCATTTCAGTTTCAATAACACCCGGAGCAACAGCTGCACTGCGAATACCATATCGAGCGAGTTCTTTTGCCCAGCCAGTACTCATTGCTACAACCGCGGCTTTTGATGCGGCATAGTTGGTTTGACCAATATTTCCTGATTTAGCGATACTTGAAATGTTAACAATCACACCTTGCTGTTTCGATGTGATCATAGCGGCGGCGGCTTCACGCCCACACAAAAATGAACCAGTAAGATTTACGTTAATAACTGACTGGAATTGAGCCAAAGACATTCTATCAGTTACTTCGCCATCTTTAGCTTTAAGTAACATACCATCTCGAAGAATACCGGCGCAGTTCACTAATACATTTACTTGACCTAAGTCTTCAAGAATATAGTTAAAACCAGCGACGACATCTTCTTCGTCAGTAATGTCTAACGCGTAACCTTGAACGGTTGCTTGGCCAAGATCCGCACAAGCTTTTTCTAGTTTTTCTTGGTCGACATCGATAAGCGCCAATTTTGCACCAGCTTCCGCAAATTTATGTGCCATTGCTAGGCCTAAACCACCTGCTCCACCAGTGATGACTACTACCTTATCTTTCAAATCCATCAGTTTTTCCTTATTCTTTATTCGCTTTTACGAAAATATCAAAAATACTTGAAAAGTCGCGTCGACCATTGCCTTGTCTTGCATGATTAACATACAGGCTACGTGCTAATGCGCCCATTGGCGTGCTCGAATTGCTTAACAATGCGGCCTCTTGTGATAAACCAAGATCTTTAACCATCAAATCTACCATAAAGCCACCTTGATAGTCGTTAGAAGAAGGTACGTTCTCCATTACATGTGGGCAAGGATTGTACTTATCTAAGGTCCAATTTCCGCCTGAGCTTACTTTCATAATGTCAGAAAGTACTTTAGGGTCTAAACCATGATCGCGACCTAATTGTAAAGCCTCGGATGTTCCCGCCATTAAAACAGCCAGTAGCATGTTGTTGCAAATTTTTGCAACTTGCCCAGCCCCTGCTGCGCCTGCATGAAATATATTAGCACCCATTGCATTTAACACAGCTTGTGCTTTTTTAAAGCCAGAATCAGATGCCCCGCAAATAAAGGTTAACGTTCCGGCCGCTGCACCTGCTGTTCCACCCGATACAGGTGCATCGATAAACTCAATACCTTTCTCGGCAGCTGCATGAGCGACAAGTTTTGCGCTTTCGGCGTCAATGGTTGAACTATCAATTAAT contains:
- a CDS encoding SDR family oxidoreductase: MDLKDKVVVITGGAGGLGLAMAHKFAEAGAKLALIDVDQEKLEKACADLGQATVQGYALDITDEEDVVAGFNYILEDLGQVNVLVNCAGILRDGMLLKAKDGEVTDRMSLAQFQSVINVNLTGSFLCGREAAAAMITSKQQGVIVNISSIAKSGNIGQTNYAASKAAVVAMSTGWAKELARYGIRSAAVAPGVIETEMTAAMKPEALERLETMVPVRRLGQADEIASTVQFIIENDYVNGRVFEIDGGLRL
- the mmsB gene encoding 3-hydroxyisobutyrate dehydrogenase; translation: MKTVAFIGLGNMGGPMAANLLKAGFAVKVFDLVPAAIQILVEQGATASATAIEAAENVDFVVTMLPAGKHVKSLYLGNAEQKGLLDIVSKDTLLIDSSTIDAESAKLVAHAAAEKGIEFIDAPVSGGTAGAAAGTLTFICGASDSGFKKAQAVLNAMGANIFHAGAAGAGQVAKICNNMLLAVLMAGTSEALQLGRDHGLDPKVLSDIMKVSSGGNWTLDKYNPCPHVMENVPSSNDYQGGFMVDLMVKDLGLSQEAALLSNSSTPMGALARSLYVNHARQGNGRRDFSSIFDIFVKANKE